One genomic window of Camelina sativa cultivar DH55 chromosome 5, Cs, whole genome shotgun sequence includes the following:
- the LOC104789124 gene encoding mavicyanin-like gives MALTKKNMFFTSLLILVTLFGITVGGTVHKVGDSKGWTMIEVDYEAWASSRTFQVGDSLVFSYNNNFHDVTEVTHNDFQLCESSKPLVTYNTGSDSIILTKPGVQQFICGVPGHCKSGQKLQIHVLPASLGHVAAPVPAPVRSPSSSSSLSPANAPQYQHQMAPSPLQSGASKSASWIGFSLLALILAF, from the coding sequence ATGGCTTTGACTAAGAAGAACatgttttttacttctttgttgATTCTTGTAACTCTTTTTGGAATTACCGTTGGAGGAACCGTTCACAAGGTCGGAGACTCAAAGGGATGGACGATGATAGAAGTTGATTACGAGGCTTGGGCTTCATCAAGAACTTTTCAAGTCGGAGACTCTTTGGTCTTCTCATACAACAACAATTTCCACGACGTCACTGAAGTCACTCACAATGATTTTCAGCTGTGTGAATCGTCTAAACCACTTGTGACATACAATACTGGGTCCGACTCAATCATTCTAACCAAACCGGGAGTCCAACAGTTCATATGCGGAGTTCCTGGTCACTGCAAGTCAGGGCAGAAGCTTCAGATCCATGTCTTGCCAGCCTCGTTGGGTCACGTCGCTGCTCCGGTTCCTGCACCTGTCCGATCACCAAGCTCTTCCTCGTCTCTTTCACCAGCCAACGCTCCACAGTATCAGCATCAGATGGCTCCATCACCTCTTCAAAGTGGTGCCTCAAAGTCGGCTTCTTGGATCGGCTTCAGCTTGTTGGCATTGATCTTAGCATTCTAG
- the LOC104786510 gene encoding uncharacterized protein LOC104786510 has product MSVATDSQVHSSDTSSDEKASHKPLFLCPLPRIMKGYSGFFIYPVNSSPEYVVSTTRSDTQYEDHSVLPLFWCNNKEFDINGGCGICRYSNFGTDYYFCVECDKIFHKECIQSPSKIKQPYHPEHSLQLSYFRFRDFGKQSGCLCCGRETMNLVYYCTKCKAKMHTVCAMKPIPFLVEQPKIHDHPLTLFPRQASLTCNVCGLLRKLSLTYVCLECNFVAHNDCMNSPNVIKISRHHHRISYTSSIQLEECFCGVCRKSIDCDYGAYTCNKCSDYAVHSRCALAKHVWDGRDLEGVLEKDDTTKDVESFERISEGVILHFLHDHNLQLQVSIFYDENKLCQACVLPIFKSSYYSCMECAFVLHETCAKAHRIIQHALHPHPLALKTDSGYSQGYFFCSACNRCTGGFIYQCPIRECEFDIDIRCASISEPFDYKGHEHPLFLALDPREKLECLICKKRYAVYDEYELRFMNCINCGFIVCMDCTTLPYEARYKYEKHFLKILYGEKLYEKDWWCEVCEHNLKDTHTNVLYWCSDCCTTVHIECLLGKDPYVKPGQFFEVNGKEVEVLCKTYASRPLCGNCKNPCQGKILKRDNLIACSRRCGSKIF; this is encoded by the coding sequence ATGAGTGTTGCGACCGATTCTCAAGTGCATTCTTCAGATACTTCGTCTGATGAAAAAGCCAGTCACAAACCACTTTTTTTGTGCCCTCTTCCACGAATAATGAAAGGATACTCCGGTTTTTTCATTTACCCGGTCAACTCTTCTCCCGAATACGTTGTCTCTACGACAAGAAGTGATACGCAGTATGAAGATCACTCGGTACTCCCTTTGTTTTGGTGCAACAATAAAGAATTTGATATTAATGGTGGGTGCGGCATATGCAGATATTCAAATTTTGGTACAGACTATTATTTCTGTGTCGAATGtgataaaatatttcacaaagaATGCATCCAATCTCCATCTAAAATCAAACAACCTTACCATCCTGAACATTCTCTCCAACTTTCATATTTTCGTTTTCgtgattttggaaaacaatCTGGGTGTTTATGTTGTGGAAGAGAAACAATGAATCTGGTGTATTATTGTACCAAATGTAAAGCTAAAATGCATACAGTATGTGCGATGAAGCCAATACCCTTCCTCGTGGAACAACCAAAAATCCATGACCATCCCCTCACTCTTTTTCCTAGGCAAGCTTCACTAACTTGCAACGTTTGTGGCTTATTGAGAAAGCTTAGTCTGACCTATGTTTGCCTCGAATGCAACTTTGTTGCTCACAACGATTGTATGAATTCACCAAACGTCATCAAGATATCACGTCACCACCATCGTATCTCCTACACTTCTTCCATCCAGCTCGAAGAATGTTTTTGTGGAGTTTGTCGTAAAAGTATTGATTGTGACTATGGTGCGTATACTTGTAATAAGTGTAGTGATTATGCTGTCCATTCAAGATGTGCTCTTGCGAAGCATGTTTGGGACGGAAGAGATCTCGAAGGTGTTCTAGAAAAAGATGATACAACAAAAGATGTTGAGTCTTTTGAGAGGATATCTGAAGGAGTGatacttcattttcttcatgaCCATAATCTCCAGCTCCAAGTAAGCATATTTTATGATGAAAATAAGCTTTGTCAAGCGTGTGTACTTCCTATCTTTAAAAGTAGCTACTATTCTTGTATGGAGTGTGCGTTTGTCCTCCATGAAACTTGCGCAAAAGCTCACCGCATTATTCAACATGCATTACATCCTCATCCACTTGCATTAAAGACTGACTCGGGATATAGTCAAGGTTACTTCTTTTGCAGTGCTTGTAATCGTTGTACAGGTGGTTTTATCTATCAATGTCCAATAAGGGAATGCGAATTCGACATTGACATTCGGTGTGCTTCAATTTCTGAGCCGTTTGATTACAAAGGTCATGAACACCCCTTATTCTTAGCTTTAGATCCAAGAGAAAAACTTGAGTGTCTCATATGCAAAAAAAGATATGCCGTATATGATGAATATGAGTTAAGGTTTATGAATTGCATAAATTGTGGTTTTATCGTATGTATGGACTGCACTACCTTACCATACGAAGCAAGGTATAAGTATGAAAaacattttctcaaaattttatatgGAGAAAAGTTATATGAGAAAGATTGGTGGTGCGAGGTGTGTGAACATAATTTAAAAGACACACATACAAATGTGTTATATTGGTGCAGCGACTGTTGCACTACTGTTCATATTGAATGCTTATTAGGTAAAGACCCATATGTGAAGCCTGGTCAGTTTTTCGAAGTAAATGGGAAGGAAGTTGAAGTTCTTTGCAAAACTTATGCTTCTCGACCATTATGCGGTAATTGCAAGAACCCTTGTCAAGGAAAAATATTGAAGAGAGACAACCTTATAGCATGCTCCCGGAGATGTGGGTCTAAGATTTTTTAA